The Natrinema caseinilyticum genomic sequence ATCGGCCTCGGTTTCGAAAGCCGTCTCGAATGCGGTGTGAGCCACGCCGACAGAACGCGGGAGGTGGGCGTACGACGACGTAAAGGGCGGCATCGAAAGCGTCTCGGCGAGACCGCGTGCGCGGCGGTTGTGCGACGGCAGATGTTTCGGGTTGAAAATCTCGACCGCGTCGATAGTCTCCGCGTGCGCACGCAGATCGGATTCGCCGAGACTCACGGTTGCGAACGTCGGATGCGGAACGAGCACCGCCGCATCCTGCCGATCGAACTCGGCCATCGCCGCCTCGAGCGGGATGAAATCCGGCACCGGTTCCTCGAGGCCGATCGCGAGGACGTGACGTCGATTCCGCCACGATCCGGTAAAGACCTCGCGAGCGGGGATCACGAGCAGGTCGTCGGTCGAGTAGGCCGCTGCACGCTCGCGGATCTCCGGGAGACGGGTGAAGTGAGGGGCGTAGACGATCGCGTCGAGGCCGGCCCTGGTTGCCCGTTCGACCACGCGGTCGGTGAGCACTTTCACGTGACAGTCGACCCGGTGCGTCACTCCGTCGGTCACGAGGCTTACTTTCGGGACAGTCGAGTTATGAATTCTGGTTTGCCGGCCATTCGACGGTGGCCTTGATCGTGTCTACGATCGGGACCACCGGTTCGTCCCGATCGATCGAAATGAACAGGCCGTCGTCGCCGACGTACACCTGAGGATCTTCAGTATGTCCATCGCAGTCGTGATGTACTCGACGCGCTCGGCGTCCGGAAACAGCGTGTTCCGAAAGAGTTTGATCTGCATGAAATCCATGTGGACGTTCGTGTGGATCGTCTCGAAGTGATCGAGCATCGCATCGCGACTCTCGTACATCGAGAGGGTGTCCGCGTCGAGAAACAGCGGTCGAAACGACGCCGTGTTGTATTCGCAAAACGCGTACAATGGTCCGGATACGGTTTCCTGAACGGCTCGGCGCACCGCATCAGCATCGAAGGACACCAGTTCGGTCCTGCTAGTCGCCGGCATTGCGTCCGCATTGGGATCCGACCGCCGAAGGTTTATCGGCACATGTATACGGGCCGACGAACTCGGCGGCGAAAGGATAATTATGGCTGCGCGTAGAACTCCGTCATCGTATGGCCTGGGAATGCGGAATCGACGGCTGCGGATCGGTATTCGAGGACGTCGAATCGGCCGTCGTCCATCAGGCGACGGAACACCAGCGCCGCGAGTGCGAAGTCTGCGGGACCATCGTCCCGGACGGCTACCTCGCAATTCGCCACTCCTTTACCGAGCACAGCCGTGCCGAGTACGTCCGCGCCTACGGCGCCAGCTCCGAGGCGGTCCGAGAGCGCGAAGCGTTACTCGAGGAGATCGAATCGGTCGCAGACATGCAGGCGATCGCGGCTGAGCTAAAACGATAACGAACCGTCGAGTTCGTCGGGCTAGTCGTAGTTCTCGAGGATCCGAGAGACACAGCTTCGGCTGCTCTTGTACGCGACGTGGTTCGAGACCGAGGCGCTCACGTCGACGTCCCAGTAGTTCGGCGGCGTCGTGTCTCCGCAAGACGTGGCGCCGCAGGCTGCCGGGCCGCTTCCGAGGCGAGCGATCCCGTCGTTCGTCGAGTAGTAGTTTCGAACCGCCGCCGCCGAGTTTCGGATCGGGTCGTAGAACGGACCGTCTTTACAGGGCCCGTCGGCGACGGCGTACGAGCCGATACTGTCGGCCGTTTCGACCGTGAACGAGCCGTCGATGCCGGCGAGCGTCTCCATCTGGACGATACCCCCCATCGAGTGGCCGAGGATACGAATCGTGGTATCCCGACACTCCGTCGTGTACTCCGCGAGCCACCGGGCGAACGTATCGCCAGTCTCCCTCGCGCTCGCGATGGCCGTCTCGGGGTCGCCGCTGTCGTCCCACGTGACTGCGGTGACGGTTTCGGTGTAGCCGAGTTGTCTGGCCGTGTTCCGGAACCGTTTCGCCGCACTGACGCTCTCGGACGAGGCCGTGTACCCGTGGACGTTGAACACGACTTCGTCCTCTCCCTGGGGCGCGTCCGAGACCGAGGGTCTCCCGTCGCGGAAGTCCAGTTCCACGATCTGGTCGCTATCGGCGGCGACCGGCCCAGATCGAACGCTCAGGCCGGTTCCTGCGACGACTGCCGTCGCCGTCGAGAGCAACAGCCGCCGTCTCGAGACGGTCGGCGATTCGGTCCTAGTCTCCGCAATCGAGTTCGTACAGTCGTCAGCTGTCATTGTGAACCGTTCGCGAGACGAGCGCGAACACACCACGATACATTACCAATGGATATAGTTTTACTTCCCTGTCGGAGAGCTATTTTATGAACCCGGTCGGTGAACGTATCGACCCATCGATTCTCCCCCACGATGTGATAGAATCGCACGAGTACGTGATCCCAGCCGGGGAGCGGACGAAACGGGTGTCGTGACCGTTTCGTCGTCACTCGAGCGTCGCGTTCCCCCAGACCGCGTCCGCTCGGGAACCCGTCGAAACCGCTCTCTACGAACCAAGCCCCCGTTTCGCGAAGGCGGTCGACGGAGACCCGGTCGTCGAAATTCGGCGTGCGACGCTGATCGACGCGGACCGACACGTGCTCGCCGGCCGCCCTCGCACCGCCACAGGACGAGTCAGCACCCGCTCCTCACGACGTATCGTTCGAAACGCAACCGGTGGTCACCCGGCGGGTACACACCGAAAAAACCGGACTCGTTACCGTTCGTCGGAATCCAGCACGCGAATCTGGTCGCCTCGAACCGTCACCGGAATCGGAACCGTCGCCTCGTACAGTTCGACCGTGACCTGATCTTTGCCCTCGTCGATGCGTTGCACCTGCGCTTTCTCTCCCTTGAAGGGGCCGGCGATGAGTTCGACGATGTCCCCCTCGGCGATCCCTTCGACGTCGGGTTTCGGCGAGAGGAAGTGTTCGACCTCCGAGATATCCGACTCCCCGGGAACGATGCTACGCGCGTGCGGTATGTCCTCGAGGACGCGTTCTAACACCGCGTTCCCTTCCGCTTCGACCATGACGTAGGACGTCAGCGAGTCGGGTGCGAGTGCGGCGTGGATCTCCGGTTCTTCGCGATTGATGATCATGTCGGCGACGGTGCGCTCCTGGCTCGCCGTCGTTTTGACAGCGAAGATGCCCATTAAACGCCACCACCGTTGGTCAGTAACACCATGATCGCGCCGATCAGGAACCCGACGAGACCGATCACAATGATACCTGCACCGGCGATTTTCGACACCTGGAGGAACTCCTCGGTAGTGGGTGTCGTCGCCATCTTCAACACCCGGACGTACGAGGTCAGGTCGTACGGAACGTCCATATCTGTCTATTCACAGCGTAGGGTCTTTTATCTGTCTTTCGTGTCCCGCTGTGGTTGCAACCCGTCGTTCGGGGACGGACGGTCGGCGTGACCGTCGAGGCCCCGTGACCGTCCCCGTCGTCGTCGACACACGCACGAGCGACCCGCGCGACCGCCGTTCCCCTCACCTGGCCACTGACGTCCTCGAGCTTCGAACCCGAAACGGGTATCACACGAGGAGGGGAGCCCCACGAAAGCGAGACGTTCGGGGAGCAGTGGCGACACGGAAACGGGACGCGGGGTCAGAACCGTCGAGCAGAGAAATCGGGAGACGCGGGCCGAACTGGGTTCGCCACCGTCTCTCAGGGTCTCGACGCCGGCGGTCGTCTCCCCGGGCCACCGGGGATCGGAATCCGCGGTCCGTCGGAGTCCGGACGTGGGGCGAGCGTCAGATCGACGGTCCGGACGTCGCCATCGCGGACGATCTCGAGTTGGATCGTCTCACCTGGCGAGGTCTCGAGAGCGAGATACGACATCAGCTGTGCTTGATTCGGGATCTCCTGATCGTTGATTGCCACGATCACGTCCCCGCTCGCCGGTTGATCGCTGCGTGCGGGTTGGAGAACGCCATCGGCCGGCGAGTCCGGAACGACTTCGACGACCAGCACGCCGCCCGCCTCTTCGAGACCGACCGCCTCGGCGATGTCCGGGCCGACGGGTCGCACGCCGATTCCCATGTAGGGATGTTCGTACGTCCCGTCTTCGATCAGTGCGGGGACGATCCGGTTCGCGAGCTGCGCCGAGATCGCGAACCCGATCGTCTGGGACGCACCGGCGAAGACGACCCCGAGGACGTCGCCCTCGAGGTTCACCAACGGGCCGCCGCTGTTGCCGGGGTTGACCGACGCGTCGGTCTGAATCGCGGCCGGAACCGAGAAGCCGGACGGGCTGGGAAGCACCCGATCGACGCCGCTGACGATCCCCTGCGATATCGAGGCGTCGAGTCCGAGCGGATTGCCGAGTACGAGGACCTCGCGGCCGATTGCGGGTTCGGAGTCGACGAACGAGAGCCCGGTAACGTCGGGCATATCTTCGACACGGAGGACGGCGAGGTCGGCGTACGCGTCCGTCCCGACGATCGACGCGGTTCGCCACTCCTGATTGCTGAACTGAATCTCGATGCCGCCGTCGGTCGTGCTCTGGATCACGTGGTTGTTGGTCACGACGTGCTGATCGTCGATGACGAATCCGGACCCGAGGCCGCCACCGCCGCCACGACCGCCGCCCGTCCCCGAGACGGTGACCAGTACGACGGACTCGATGGTGTTGCGATACGCCTCGGTGTACGGACTGTCGGTGGAATCGCCGGATCCGTCGCCCTGAACCGCCGCGCTCGAGGCGACACCGGACCCGCCCAGACCGACCGCCGTGGCGATCCCGACCGTTCGGAGCACCTGTCTGCGAGTAGACCGATTTGAGGTCACGCACGTAGCGACCCCGACGAGTACCATAAAACGATAACCAGCACGAGCAGCCTGTCAGACCGCGGCTGATGGCTGTCTATGGCGATCCGTTCGTCGACGGCGATGGCCCTCGCCGCGCCTCTAGTGGTCCCGTGCTGACTCGACCGCCTCGAGAAACGAGGCAGCCGTTTCCCGGACGCGATCGAAGTCACCGGCAGCGACGGCCTCGTCGTCGACGATCGCACCGCCAGCACCGACCGCGACGGCGCCCGCATCGAAGAACGCGTCGACCGTCTCGCGCGAGACGCCGCCCGTGGGAACGATGTCGACGTCTCCGAGCGGTCCCGAGAGCGCACCGATGTGTTCGGGGCCGACCGTCGAGGCGGGGAACAGTTTGAGGAGGTCGGCACCGGCCTCCATCGCGCTCACCGCTTCAGTGGGTGTCATAACCCCCGGTGCGACGAGCGTGCCCAGTCGATTGCAGGTCCGAACGACGTCCGCGTCGGTGTGCGGCGACACGACGAACGATGCCCCCGCGTCGATTACCGACTGTGCAGTCGGCACGTCGAGAACCGTTCCCGCGCCGACGACTGCGTCCGTGTCCGCGAGTTCTCGGTCGACGGCGGCTATCTTCGCTGCCGTATGGGCCCCGTCGGCCGTAATCTCGAGTGCGTCGACACCCGCGTCGTGGATCGCGCGGGCGACCGGGACGATGCGGTCTTCGTCGATGCCACGGAGGACCGCGATGACGCCGCTGTCGACGATCCGCTCTCTCGTTGCGGATTTCGCGGTCATCTGTCGCCACCCACACCGTTTCGGCGGCCGCCGACGGGCGGTACTGGACATCCAGTCATTTCACGAACGATCGTCGTCGCGGAACGTTCCCTCATACGTGGCGTTCGGAGCCCGTGATAAATAAATTTACTCACAACCGAAAAAACAGCTGCCGTTCCGTCGTCTCGCCGTTCACTCCTCTACGGCCCGGATGGTAACCGACTCGGCTTCGAAGTCTTCGAGGAACGCGCCGGTGCCGCCGACGGTGTACCGGTCGCCGTCGACCTCGAGTTCGAACGCGTTCTCGATCGGAAGCGTCGACGTGACCGGTCGAACGAGGCTCTGTCGGACGTTGACGACCTCTCCGGTAAACGACGACGGGATGTCCCGGTCGCCGACCGGCGAGCCGGTGACGGACGCTTCGATTCGGGTGTCAGTTGCACGATGGAGGGCGATCTGAAAGACCGCACTCCGGAATCCGTCGTACGTGCACGGAAGTTCGTTCGGTGTCGTGACGTATCGCTCTTCGGCCGTCGGCCAGTAGTTCGCCAGGAACGAGCCGGCGAGGACGGGAACCAGCTGGTCCTGAGAGAGGGCGATCGCCCGCGTGTCGCTCGTGGACGTCGTCAGTATCTGACTGGGTGCGAGCAGCCCGTGGTGGCCGTCGACAGTCACCATCGTCGGCACGAGCGCGTCCCACGTGCGAACGGTACTGGCCGAGCCGGCAAGCGACGCGATGTCCTGATCGCCCTCCGTCGCACCGAGCAGGAGGAGGACGAGAACTCCCCGTTCGACCGTCGCCTCGAGCGTCGAGCGGATTCGCGGGAGGACGGCCGCCGGCAACGAGAGGGTCACTTCCGTTTCGGCACCGGCGAGCATGCTCTCGATTCGTTTGAGCACCGTCTGCCGTGACTTGATCACCTCGAACTGTTCGCCGGAGCGCTCGGTCGACGTGTACCGCGTCTGGAGTTCCGGTTCGATCTCTTCGACGCTTTCGGTGAGTCGTTCGACGACGGTTTCTGGCTGGACCGGGCGAATCACGGTCGGCACCGAGTGATCGTCGACTTCGACGAAGCCGCGCTTCTCGAGTTCCTCGCTGATGCTGTAGACGTAGCGCTTCGAGACGTCGGCGGCATCGGCTATCGTGCTGGCTTTCGCCTCCCCCTGTTCGAGAATCGCCAGGTACGTGTCAGTCTCCTTCTCCGAGAGGCCGAATCGCTCGAGCAACCCGGCTAGCTCGTCGTCATCCATGAGTATTCGGTACTTCAAAGATTGTAGGCTCGATGTAAAATAAGCTTGGTCTCTCACGTCGATTCGGGGCCCGTACCCGATGTCCTGGTTCAACAGTTCCTTGCCGGAACGGCGTCTTCCTATCGTTTTGCTTTTACGTAACCCGGGCAGCTCGCCAAAAAGTAGGAATAGATTTTTCAACAAAGTTTATTGCTTCGGGAGTGATCTGAGAAAACGATGGAATTACACGGTGCCCTCAACGACTACAAGCGTTCGCAGGGGGACCCACAGCGGTTTCCCGGCGAGCGCAGGTCGACGACGGGACTCTTCTCCGGACTCGACGAACGGCTCGTTCACGTCGCCCCCGATGGATCGGTCAGGGATTACTCGTATCCGCTCTCCGGCCTGGCGGGGATCGACCGGTCCAGATTCGGACTCGCCACAGACGGGGACGTCCACTGGTTCGACGGAGAGGATGGCGATCAGCGATACGTCGAGAACACCGCGATCGTCGAGACGACCCACACCGTCGGCGAATCGACGTGCGTCCAGTACGATGTTACGATCGGTCGGTTCCACCTGACCCACTTCACGCTCGCGGATGGTCCCTCGAGCGACGACGCGAGTATTCACGCGTGTTTTGGATTCGCTCCCGAGGGACGGGCGGGGCGGATCGGCCAACTTTGGCACGGCGACGCCGTCGAGGTTCACCACGACACCGAACACGATTTTCTCGCAGCGTCGACCGGACTGACCGTAACCGGACAGGTTCCCGAACGCTTCGGCGAGCTACTGGCTGCGGAACCGGCCGACTTTCCGCGCTCACAGGCGGACGACCGCTACGAGGAAGCCCGTCTCAGCCCGATCGTGATGACCGAACTGGCGTTGTCCGGGTCCTCGCCGAGCGCGACGATTGCGACGCTGCTTTCGGACGACGGCGACCGAACCGACGCACTCGAGCGCGTCCGGGCCGCCGCGATCGATCACGAAAGCACCGACGCGATACTCGAGGCGGGCCAGGCGCAGGCTCGCGACCGGCTGCTCGCTCCCGATCGCTGCATCGAGGGCGGATTTTCGGACCTCCGTGCGCTCGCGCTGTTGCGCGCGCCGACGGGTGCACGGATGGCCGGCCCCGAGTTCGACCCGTTCTACCGGTACTCCGGTGGGTACGGCTACACCTGGTTCCGCGACGACGCCGAAATCGCCCAGTTTCTGCTGGATGCCGATCTGCGGTTGGGGCTCGGGCTCGAGGAGTGGCACCAAAAGAGCGCTCGCTTCTACGGCGAGACCCAACTGGGGGACGGTACCTGGCCCCATCGCGTCTGGCCACACAACGGCGAACTCGCCCCCGGCTGGGCCCACGGTCGACTGGAAGAAGGCGACTCCGACGAGTACCAGGCGGATCAGTCGGCGAGCGTGGCGTCGTTTCTCGCGACGTACCTCCGGCACGTCGATCCCGCGGACGAACAGGTACGGGAGACGATCGCGGCCGCTCTCGATGGGTTGGACGATTCCCTCGAAGCCGATGGTCTCCCCGGGCAGGTCCAGAACGCCTGGGAGAACATGACGGGCCGCTTCGTTCACACGGCGGCGACGTTTCTCGAGGCGTACACGGCGATCGCTCGAGCGCCGGTCGACGACGCGCTCGCAACGCGAGCGCGAGAACGCGCGCGAGACATCTACGCGGCTCTCGACGACCTCTGGGTAGCCGATCGTGGCGTCTACGCCATGCGGGTAGCCGGCGACGAATTAGACGAGCGACTCGACGGGAGTACGCTCGCGTTGGCCACGGCCCATCTAGAGTACGACGGACTCGTCGGCGTCGACGACGAGCGACTCGACCGCCTCGTGTCACACGTCGAAACGACGCTCGACGGTCTCTATCGGGACCCGGATGGACCGATCGAAGGACTCGCTCGCTTCGAGGGCGATCCCTGGCGAGTCCGCGAACAGGACGCCGAAAAGATCTGGACCGTGACGACGGCGTGGGGCGCTCGCGCCGCCATCGATCTGAGCGAACTCCTGGCGACGAACGACCGCGACGAAGCCGGGGCGTTCGACGAGTACGGTCGAACCCTACTCGCGCTCGTCGGGCCCGGCGGACCGCTCCGGCGACCCGGCGGGTACCTCCCCGAGCAACTGTTCGACGACGGAACGGCGGACAGCGCAACGCCGCTCGGCTGGCCCCACGCGATCAGGCTCGCGACGGCCAGCGCTCTCGAGGCGCCCTCGTCGTCGCTCGCCGATACCGGAGACCACACTCCCGTTCGGGACTGACCGTCAGAGCGCACTCGACGCCTCGAGACCGACGATTTCGGTCCGCGCGAGCAGAAGAGGTTCGAGACCCGCAGTACTGTTTCTGATCCGTTCCGATCCCCGTCCGCGGTTCAGGAGGTGACGGCTGGGGCGTCACGTGTGCTGGCGAAGACGTTACGGCCAGTTTCGGAATCGAACAGGTGGATATCGGCTTCGTCGAAGGTGATCGTCACTCGATCGCCCGGTGCGAGGTCCGCGTCCGAGTCGACACGAGCGATGAACTCGTTGTTCACGTCGAGATGGAGGAAGTTGTCGGAGCCGACGGGTTCGACCACGTCGACCGTCGCCGTTATCGCGTTCGCCGTCCCGTTGCTCGCCAGTTCGACATCCTCCGGTCTGACTCCGAGCGTATACCGACTCGAGTCGAGTGCGTCCTTGCGGTTGTCGATGTAGGACGTCGAGAGGGAGAATTCGAATGCGCCGTCGGCACCCGTGAGGTGCACTCGGGAGCCGGTCGATTCGACCCCGACGTCGACGAAGTTCATCGACGGTGATCCGATGAAGCCGCCGACGAACTCGTTGACGGGATTTTTGTAGACCTCGGTCGGTCGACCCTGCTGTTGCAGCTCGCCGCCGTCGAGAACGACGATTCGATCGCCCATCGTCATCGCCTCGTGTTGATCGTGCGTCACGTAGACGGCCGTGATCTCGAGTTCGTTCTGGAGACGCTGGATCTCCGCGCGCATGCTCGTTCGGAGTTTGGCGTCGAGGTTGCTGAGCGGTTCGTCGAACAGGAACAGATCCGGCTCCCTGACGATCGCGCGCCCGAGCGCGACGCGCTGTTTCTGGCCACCGGAGAGTTCGTCCGGCTTGTCTTCGAGCAGGTCCTCGATGTCCATCATCTCGGCCGTTTCGACGACCCGCCGTTCCCGTTCCGTCTCGCCCATGTCGGTACTCATCCGGAGCCCGAATTCCATGTTCTCGAAAACCGTCTTGTGGGGATACAGCGCGTAGTTCTGGAACACCATCGCGACGTCCCGGTTTTTCGCGTGGACGTCCGTGACGTCCTCGCCGCCGATCTGAATGCTCCCGGACGTCGGTTGCTCGAGCCCGGATAACATCCGAAGCGTCGTCGTCTTCCCACAGCCGGACGGTCCAACGACGGTGACGAACTCGCCATTTTCGATCTCGAGGTCGAGGTCGTCGACGGCAACGACCGACCCGGTGTCGTATTCCTTCCGTAGCGATTCGACCGTTACTCGTGCCATTTCCCTGTTCTTTCGATGAGGGGGCGTAAAACCTTTTCCCAAAAATCCGAATTTGAGAAGTAAAATTACACCAAATATATTGGAGAGCAGTTTCTAGTATTTCTAATGACACTTGCGCAGGGTAATGAGGCGACAGCTAGCGAAATTCCAAACCGACGTAGTCGTAGACGGAACGTAGACTTTTTCGAAAACGGACGATATAGGCCAATTGAGCTCTTATGA encodes the following:
- a CDS encoding PHP domain-containing protein, producing MTHRVDCHVKVLTDRVVERATRAGLDAIVYAPHFTRLPEIRERAAAYSTDDLLVIPAREVFTGSWRNRRHVLAIGLEEPVPDFIPLEAAMAEFDRQDAAVLVPHPTFATVSLGESDLRAHAETIDAVEIFNPKHLPSHNRRARGLAETLSMPPFTSSYAHLPRSVGVAHTAFETAFETEADFTTALKDGVARTVVYENGLERWRTTATELGHLVYENTWKKVDRLFLSGTEPTHPQHIAYDGRFDDVAVY
- a CDS encoding DUF7565 family protein produces the protein MAWECGIDGCGSVFEDVESAVVHQATEHQRRECEVCGTIVPDGYLAIRHSFTEHSRAEYVRAYGASSEAVREREALLEEIESVADMQAIAAELKR
- a CDS encoding alpha/beta hydrolase, with the protein product MTADDCTNSIAETRTESPTVSRRRLLLSTATAVVAGTGLSVRSGPVAADSDQIVELDFRDGRPSVSDAPQGEDEVVFNVHGYTASSESVSAAKRFRNTARQLGYTETVTAVTWDDSGDPETAIASARETGDTFARWLAEYTTECRDTTIRILGHSMGGIVQMETLAGIDGSFTVETADSIGSYAVADGPCKDGPFYDPIRNSAAAVRNYYSTNDGIARLGSGPAACGATSCGDTTPPNYWDVDVSASVSNHVAYKSSRSCVSRILENYD
- a CDS encoding transcription elongation factor Spt5, with amino-acid sequence MGIFAVKTTASQERTVADMIINREEPEIHAALAPDSLTSYVMVEAEGNAVLERVLEDIPHARSIVPGESDISEVEHFLSPKPDVEGIAEGDIVELIAGPFKGEKAQVQRIDEGKDQVTVELYEATVPIPVTVRGDQIRVLDSDER
- a CDS encoding protein translocase SEC61 complex subunit gamma, encoding MDVPYDLTSYVRVLKMATTPTTEEFLQVSKIAGAGIIVIGLVGFLIGAIMVLLTNGGGV
- a CDS encoding S1C family serine protease; the encoded protein is MVLVGVATCVTSNRSTRRQVLRTVGIATAVGLGGSGVASSAAVQGDGSGDSTDSPYTEAYRNTIESVVLVTVSGTGGGRGGGGGLGSGFVIDDQHVVTNNHVIQSTTDGGIEIQFSNQEWRTASIVGTDAYADLAVLRVEDMPDVTGLSFVDSEPAIGREVLVLGNPLGLDASISQGIVSGVDRVLPSPSGFSVPAAIQTDASVNPGNSGGPLVNLEGDVLGVVFAGASQTIGFAISAQLANRIVPALIEDGTYEHPYMGIGVRPVGPDIAEAVGLEEAGGVLVVEVVPDSPADGVLQPARSDQPASGDVIVAINDQEIPNQAQLMSYLALETSPGETIQLEIVRDGDVRTVDLTLAPRPDSDGPRIPIPGGPGRRPPASRP
- a CDS encoding bifunctional 4-hydroxy-2-oxoglutarate aldolase/2-dehydro-3-deoxy-phosphogluconate aldolase, with product MTAKSATRERIVDSGVIAVLRGIDEDRIVPVARAIHDAGVDALEITADGAHTAAKIAAVDRELADTDAVVGAGTVLDVPTAQSVIDAGASFVVSPHTDADVVRTCNRLGTLVAPGVMTPTEAVSAMEAGADLLKLFPASTVGPEHIGALSGPLGDVDIVPTGGVSRETVDAFFDAGAVAVGAGGAIVDDEAVAAGDFDRVRETAASFLEAVESARDH
- a CDS encoding TrmB family transcriptional regulator; this encodes MDDDELAGLLERFGLSEKETDTYLAILEQGEAKASTIADAADVSKRYVYSISEELEKRGFVEVDDHSVPTVIRPVQPETVVERLTESVEEIEPELQTRYTSTERSGEQFEVIKSRQTVLKRIESMLAGAETEVTLSLPAAVLPRIRSTLEATVERGVLVLLLLGATEGDQDIASLAGSASTVRTWDALVPTMVTVDGHHGLLAPSQILTTSTSDTRAIALSQDQLVPVLAGSFLANYWPTAEERYVTTPNELPCTYDGFRSAVFQIALHRATDTRIEASVTGSPVGDRDIPSSFTGEVVNVRQSLVRPVTSTLPIENAFELEVDGDRYTVGGTGAFLEDFEAESVTIRAVEE
- a CDS encoding glucan 1,4-alpha-glucosidase, giving the protein MELHGALNDYKRSQGDPQRFPGERRSTTGLFSGLDERLVHVAPDGSVRDYSYPLSGLAGIDRSRFGLATDGDVHWFDGEDGDQRYVENTAIVETTHTVGESTCVQYDVTIGRFHLTHFTLADGPSSDDASIHACFGFAPEGRAGRIGQLWHGDAVEVHHDTEHDFLAASTGLTVTGQVPERFGELLAAEPADFPRSQADDRYEEARLSPIVMTELALSGSSPSATIATLLSDDGDRTDALERVRAAAIDHESTDAILEAGQAQARDRLLAPDRCIEGGFSDLRALALLRAPTGARMAGPEFDPFYRYSGGYGYTWFRDDAEIAQFLLDADLRLGLGLEEWHQKSARFYGETQLGDGTWPHRVWPHNGELAPGWAHGRLEEGDSDEYQADQSASVASFLATYLRHVDPADEQVRETIAAALDGLDDSLEADGLPGQVQNAWENMTGRFVHTAATFLEAYTAIARAPVDDALATRARERARDIYAALDDLWVADRGVYAMRVAGDELDERLDGSTLALATAHLEYDGLVGVDDERLDRLVSHVETTLDGLYRDPDGPIEGLARFEGDPWRVREQDAEKIWTVTTAWGARAAIDLSELLATNDRDEAGAFDEYGRTLLALVGPGGPLRRPGGYLPEQLFDDGTADSATPLGWPHAIRLATASALEAPSSSLADTGDHTPVRD
- a CDS encoding ABC transporter ATP-binding protein, whose amino-acid sequence is MARVTVESLRKEYDTGSVVAVDDLDLEIENGEFVTVVGPSGCGKTTTLRMLSGLEQPTSGSIQIGGEDVTDVHAKNRDVAMVFQNYALYPHKTVFENMEFGLRMSTDMGETERERRVVETAEMMDIEDLLEDKPDELSGGQKQRVALGRAIVREPDLFLFDEPLSNLDAKLRTSMRAEIQRLQNELEITAVYVTHDQHEAMTMGDRIVVLDGGELQQQGRPTEVYKNPVNEFVGGFIGSPSMNFVDVGVESTGSRVHLTGADGAFEFSLSTSYIDNRKDALDSSRYTLGVRPEDVELASNGTANAITATVDVVEPVGSDNFLHLDVNNEFIARVDSDADLAPGDRVTITFDEADIHLFDSETGRNVFASTRDAPAVTS